One Falsihalocynthiibacter arcticus DNA segment encodes these proteins:
- a CDS encoding sugar ABC transporter substrate-binding protein gives MKKLLMCTALTVAATAGGAYAQDVSACLITKTDTNPFFVKMREGAEAKAAELGMTLKSYAGRVDGDHESQVAAIETCIADGAKGILITASDTSSIVTAVTQARDAGLVVIALDTPLEPIDAADATFATDNFLAGELIGKWAAAKLGAEAASAKIGMLDLAVSQPSVGVLRDQGFLQGFGIDLGDPNKWGDETDPRIIGNDVTAGNEEGGRKAMENLLAKDPMINVVYTINEPAAAGAYEALKAFGRENDVLIVSVDGGCPGVANVADGVIGATSQQYPLRMAALGVEAINNWAKDGTKPALTPGKDFYDTGVALVTDQAVEGVESIDTAAGTDLCWG, from the coding sequence ATGAAAAAACTATTGATGTGTACAGCACTTACCGTCGCTGCAACCGCTGGCGGTGCTTATGCGCAAGACGTAAGCGCTTGCTTGATTACCAAAACCGACACGAACCCGTTTTTCGTGAAAATGCGTGAAGGTGCCGAGGCAAAAGCTGCCGAGTTGGGCATGACGCTTAAGTCCTACGCAGGTCGTGTTGATGGCGATCACGAGAGCCAAGTTGCGGCGATCGAAACATGTATTGCTGACGGTGCCAAAGGTATCCTCATTACGGCTTCCGACACGTCTTCTATTGTAACTGCAGTGACGCAAGCGCGGGACGCGGGCCTTGTTGTGATTGCTCTGGATACACCGCTTGAGCCGATTGATGCGGCGGACGCAACTTTTGCGACCGACAATTTTCTGGCCGGTGAGTTGATTGGCAAATGGGCCGCCGCCAAGCTTGGCGCAGAAGCGGCAAGCGCTAAAATCGGAATGTTGGACCTCGCTGTAAGCCAGCCTTCGGTTGGCGTGTTGCGCGACCAAGGTTTCCTTCAAGGCTTTGGTATTGATTTGGGCGACCCAAACAAATGGGGCGATGAAACCGACCCACGCATTATTGGCAATGACGTCACTGCGGGCAACGAAGAGGGCGGCCGCAAAGCCATGGAAAACCTTCTCGCAAAAGACCCAATGATCAATGTGGTTTACACAATCAACGAACCCGCTGCCGCAGGTGCCTATGAAGCGCTTAAAGCCTTTGGTCGCGAAAATGATGTCTTGATCGTTTCGGTCGATGGCGGCTGCCCCGGTGTTGCCAATGTGGCAGATGGCGTGATCGGTGCGACGTCGCAACAGTACCCGCTGCGCATGGCGGCTTTGGGTGTTGAAGCCATCAACAACTGGGCCAAAGACGGAACAAAACCTGCGTTGACACCGGGTAAAGACTTCTATGACACGGGTGTTGCTTTGGTAACGGATCAGGCCGTCGAGGGTGTTGAGTCAATCGATACCGCAGCTGGCACGGACCTCTGCTGGGGTTGA
- a CDS encoding GtrA family protein has product MLKSVLKFGLVGGLATLVHITVGILWIRFGLNPLVANFLAYITALIVSFWGHHSFTFNNHNLPLGKTAPRFLTTSALGFLLNELILASLVGLNLMSPSSALALATLLVAGFTYLLSRRWVFNDPSH; this is encoded by the coding sequence ATGCTCAAAAGTGTTCTGAAATTCGGACTAGTTGGCGGCTTGGCAACCTTGGTTCATATCACGGTTGGCATCCTGTGGATTCGGTTTGGATTGAACCCTTTGGTCGCAAATTTCCTCGCCTATATTACCGCGCTTATTGTGAGTTTTTGGGGCCACCACAGCTTCACCTTTAACAATCACAACCTCCCCTTGGGCAAGACGGCACCTCGTTTCTTAACAACGTCGGCGCTCGGTTTTTTGCTGAATGAATTGATCTTGGCGAGCCTTGTCGGGCTCAATCTTATGTCCCCGTCGAGCGCCCTCGCTTTGGCCACTCTTTTGGTTGCGGGTTTTACATATCTGTTGAGCAGGCGCTGGGTCTTCAACGACCCCTCACACTAG
- a CDS encoding ROK family transcriptional regulator, translated as MDGSKIRGLSGGVNQSGVRNHNERLLLSMLQRHGAMPGIDLARHSGLSPQTVSVILRKLEKDGLLRRGDPIRGKVGKPSMPMALNPDGVFSFGLKIGRRSADLVLIDFMGVIRHELNKTYSYPIPDTVFEFLQEGLDTIASRMSEGDRRRLCGIGIAAPFELWKWHDLVGAPSEEFQAWQHINIAQEVTRFSDLPVSIVNDATAACRAEHLFGRGNEFRDYAHFFIGSFAGGGIVLNNTVFEGNQGNAGALGSLRSTGPLGESRQLVDVASLHLLEGRLIEAGLNPEVLWRHPQDWSTLTRYVDPWIGETAQELAKAALSVCSVIDFEAILIDGSFPEDVRTELVERVQRYLVNQDTRGLIPPQIVQGHVGEKARSIGAASTPIFNLFLLNTNAGLSAN; from the coding sequence ATGGACGGGAGCAAAATCAGAGGCTTAAGTGGCGGCGTGAATCAGAGCGGGGTTCGTAATCATAACGAACGCCTATTGCTCTCCATGCTTCAACGTCACGGCGCGATGCCGGGCATTGATCTTGCGCGCCACTCTGGTCTTTCCCCGCAAACGGTATCCGTGATCCTGCGAAAGCTCGAAAAAGACGGCCTCTTGCGACGTGGTGACCCAATTCGCGGCAAGGTGGGCAAACCCTCCATGCCTATGGCTTTAAATCCAGATGGCGTGTTCTCGTTTGGCCTCAAAATAGGCCGTCGCAGCGCGGATTTGGTGCTGATTGATTTTATGGGTGTTATCCGCCACGAGCTCAATAAAACATACTCCTACCCGATACCCGACACCGTCTTTGAGTTCCTCCAAGAGGGGCTTGATACGATCGCATCCAGAATGTCCGAGGGAGACCGCCGTCGCCTCTGTGGAATTGGAATTGCAGCACCATTTGAGCTGTGGAAATGGCATGATTTGGTGGGGGCGCCCTCGGAGGAATTTCAGGCCTGGCAGCACATCAATATCGCCCAGGAAGTTACCCGATTTAGTGACCTCCCCGTGTCGATTGTTAACGACGCTACAGCCGCCTGTCGTGCGGAGCACCTTTTTGGCCGCGGAAATGAATTTCGCGATTACGCGCATTTTTTCATCGGGTCGTTTGCGGGGGGTGGCATAGTTTTGAACAACACGGTTTTTGAAGGAAATCAGGGGAACGCGGGCGCGCTGGGATCTCTTCGCAGTACAGGTCCGCTCGGCGAGAGCCGCCAACTTGTCGACGTCGCGTCTCTGCATTTACTCGAAGGGCGCCTCATTGAAGCCGGCCTCAACCCAGAGGTTTTGTGGCGTCACCCGCAAGATTGGTCCACCCTCACACGTTACGTCGACCCATGGATTGGGGAAACCGCCCAAGAACTCGCCAAGGCCGCCCTTTCGGTGTGTTCGGTGATCGATTTTGAAGCCATTTTGATTGACGGCTCCTTCCCCGAAGATGTCCGCACCGAACTCGTTGAACGTGTACAACGCTATCTCGTGAACCAAGACACGCGTGGCTTGATCCCCCCGCAAATTGTGCAAGGCCATGTCGGAGAAAAAGCACGTAGTATCGGGGCCGCCAGCACCCCGATTTTCAATCTTTTCCTCCTCAACACCAACGCGGGTTTATCGGCGAACTAA
- a CDS encoding proprotein convertase P-domain-containing protein, producing the protein MSAPRVANDTSSEFCIGYDATRFTEIGASISLAVSTGRGGLGTTIVKSAGNSRGAHYDVNSDPWTNNTQQVVVAAVEQDGFISSYSSYGAANLISGFGSSGEVVTTDRTDNEGYTTTNYMSTFNGTSAAAPMVAGVVTLMYDAEEGLGWRDVQTIFAYTGRHVGSVVDNATFAGSERTPWHFNAAENWNGGGLHFSNDYGYGLVDAHAAVRLAESWLTMGAVQTSLNARGSLASVAVAATIPDANATGTSFELQGGEAILVERVAVTLTFSTTFLGDMVIYLTSPEGEEHLLIANQAGGAVFDGAYTFESQAFRGERSDGTWTVRIADVGPGDILTVSDIVLTTTGSEISADDRYIFTDEFSDYAGTSNHRVAFDDTNGGADWINAAAVTSGVTLNFATGTGVIDGVAITVSGVENAYTGDGNDHVVLGDTATTAHQIHLGRGNDSVEVTAETIDGLWNTYDGGQGNDTFYFHVVSQSSGHVINLEDGVITYDGVAQASVARFEAVNVSGAAGSIGTSAQNVFYAQGNFGNTIDGRGGNDFINAGGGNDTLIGGNGNDYLDGGTGADRLYGGLGIDRANYINAASGLRVDLQITWSNTGEAAGDTYFSIENIGGSNHNDLLIGDAGANLLLGRNGNDTLYGREGVDRLYGQYGQDRLAGGTGNDFLNGGVGADTFVFGTGSGSDFVDDFVVNVDRIEICSGANNYSDLTFTTAGADTIISFSNVAIRLDDVLPGQLDAGDFAFV; encoded by the coding sequence ATATCAGCGCCACGCGTCGCAAACGACACCAGCTCTGAATTCTGCATAGGGTACGATGCGACGCGATTCACCGAGATTGGCGCTTCGATCAGCCTTGCCGTTTCAACGGGACGCGGCGGGCTCGGAACAACCATTGTTAAATCTGCGGGCAATTCGCGTGGGGCCCATTATGATGTCAATTCTGACCCCTGGACCAACAACACCCAGCAAGTCGTCGTCGCCGCCGTTGAACAGGACGGTTTTATCTCCAGTTATTCGTCCTACGGTGCTGCCAATTTGATTTCTGGTTTTGGCAGCTCGGGCGAAGTTGTCACCACGGATCGCACCGATAACGAAGGCTATACCACCACAAACTACATGAGCACGTTTAACGGCACTTCGGCTGCGGCGCCAATGGTCGCGGGCGTTGTTACCCTCATGTATGATGCCGAGGAAGGTCTTGGCTGGCGCGATGTCCAGACGATTTTTGCCTATACGGGGCGGCACGTCGGCAGTGTTGTCGACAACGCCACGTTTGCAGGTTCCGAACGCACACCGTGGCACTTTAACGCCGCCGAGAATTGGAATGGCGGCGGTCTGCACTTCAGCAATGATTACGGATACGGCCTTGTCGATGCGCATGCGGCGGTACGGTTGGCTGAATCATGGCTCACTATGGGAGCCGTACAAACAAGCCTCAATGCGCGGGGGAGTTTGGCAAGCGTTGCCGTCGCGGCCACGATCCCCGACGCGAATGCCACCGGTACCAGTTTCGAACTCCAAGGCGGGGAAGCTATTTTGGTGGAACGGGTCGCCGTCACGCTGACGTTCTCGACAACGTTTCTGGGTGACATGGTGATTTATCTAACCTCGCCGGAGGGAGAAGAGCACCTGTTAATCGCGAACCAAGCAGGAGGTGCCGTTTTTGACGGCGCTTATACGTTCGAAAGCCAAGCTTTTCGCGGCGAACGGAGCGACGGCACTTGGACTGTGCGGATTGCGGACGTTGGGCCAGGCGACATTCTAACCGTTTCGGACATCGTGTTGACCACCACCGGGTCAGAGATTTCCGCCGATGACCGCTATATCTTTACCGATGAGTTTTCCGATTATGCAGGCACAAGCAACCACCGTGTCGCCTTTGACGACACAAATGGCGGCGCCGACTGGATCAATGCCGCAGCGGTCACATCGGGGGTAACCCTCAATTTCGCCACGGGCACAGGGGTGATTGACGGCGTCGCCATAACCGTTTCGGGCGTTGAGAATGCCTATACGGGCGATGGCAATGACCATGTGGTGTTAGGGGATACCGCGACAACGGCCCATCAAATTCACCTTGGGCGTGGAAATGATTCCGTGGAGGTGACAGCAGAGACCATCGACGGCCTCTGGAACACTTATGACGGCGGACAAGGGAACGACACATTCTATTTCCACGTTGTTTCACAGTCGTCGGGGCATGTTATTAACTTGGAAGATGGCGTCATAACCTATGACGGCGTGGCCCAAGCTTCGGTTGCGCGTTTTGAGGCTGTCAACGTATCCGGTGCTGCGGGAAGTATCGGCACCTCCGCTCAGAACGTGTTTTACGCTCAAGGGAATTTCGGCAATACAATCGACGGGCGCGGCGGCAATGACTTCATCAACGCGGGGGGCGGCAATGACACGCTCATTGGGGGCAACGGGAACGACTACCTCGACGGCGGTACGGGAGCCGATAGGCTCTATGGCGGATTGGGAATTGATCGCGCAAACTACATTAATGCGGCGAGTGGCCTACGCGTCGATTTGCAAATTACGTGGTCCAATACAGGGGAGGCCGCAGGCGACACTTACTTCTCCATCGAAAACATTGGCGGCTCCAACCACAACGACCTTCTGATCGGAGATGCGGGTGCGAATTTGCTTCTTGGGCGCAACGGCAATGACACGCTCTATGGCCGAGAGGGTGTCGACAGGCTCTATGGTCAATACGGCCAAGATCGCCTCGCTGGTGGCACAGGAAACGATTTCCTAAATGGCGGTGTTGGCGCGGATACATTTGTTTTTGGCACAGGATCGGGAAGCGACTTTGTAGACGATTTTGTAGTGAATGTGGACAGGATTGAGATTTGCTCAGGCGCAAACAACTATTCCGATTTGACATTCACCACCGCAGGAGCGGACACGATCATATCCTTCTCGAACGTGGCCATTCGACTGGATGATGTTTTACCGGGGCAACTCGACGCGGGCGATTTCGCGTTCGTTTAG
- a CDS encoding MipA/OmpV family protein encodes MARFNISDTCIWITLGASLLALPAVAQETLSIFDENGYLDSADPDMVIGIRLGAQRESAYFGSSDLESGPGGSVRFDYVRFPNGFEYGSGQTVGYRTGWGLRGSARFIGERNSADYSELAGLSDVDWTQEFGFGVGYEEKHFRGFADVRYGFFGHESFVGEAGFDVIATPAEGWTLTLGPRLLIGSDKYTQTYFGITADEAAASQYSEYAPNGGLVSAGVVLGARYDFNERWGIEAVAGYSRFMGDAGNSPIVLGGSDESLKIEVGITRRISVDF; translated from the coding sequence TTGGCTCGCTTCAATATTTCCGACACTTGCATCTGGATTACGCTGGGTGCTTCGTTGCTTGCTTTGCCGGCTGTGGCGCAAGAAACCCTCAGTATTTTCGACGAGAATGGGTATTTGGATTCTGCGGACCCAGATATGGTTATTGGGATACGACTTGGCGCTCAAAGAGAGTCGGCGTATTTCGGGTCCTCAGATTTGGAAAGCGGACCAGGAGGTTCGGTTCGATTTGACTATGTTCGGTTTCCGAACGGGTTTGAATACGGATCAGGACAGACCGTTGGATATCGAACTGGCTGGGGCTTGCGTGGCTCGGCACGGTTTATTGGCGAGCGAAACTCGGCGGATTACTCTGAGTTGGCCGGCCTATCGGATGTGGATTGGACACAGGAATTTGGCTTTGGGGTTGGCTACGAGGAAAAACATTTTCGCGGATTTGCCGATGTTAGATATGGCTTCTTTGGGCATGAATCCTTTGTCGGCGAGGCTGGTTTTGACGTTATAGCAACTCCCGCCGAAGGGTGGACACTGACGCTCGGCCCCCGATTGCTGATTGGGAGCGACAAATATACCCAGACATATTTTGGCATCACGGCGGACGAAGCGGCCGCGAGCCAATATTCTGAATACGCCCCGAATGGCGGACTCGTTTCGGCTGGTGTGGTGTTGGGCGCGCGGTACGATTTCAACGAACGTTGGGGGATTGAAGCTGTGGCTGGTTATAGTCGTTTCATGGGCGACGCTGGGAATTCGCCAATCGTCCTTGGCGGGTCGGACGAAAGCCTGAAAATCGAGGTCGGCATTACACGTCGCATCAGCGTCGATTTCTAA
- a CDS encoding ABC transporter permease has product MRRIQHALHETPSLVPMVVLVASLAIFGILLGSKFFSPFALTLILQQVTIVGIVGAAQSLVILTAGIDLSVGAIMVLSSVVMGQFTFRYGMPVELAIVLGLAVGTAVGFINGWLVAYIKLPPFIVTLGMWQIALATNFLYSANETIRSQDISENAPLLHLFGEKLEIGGAVFTFGTMFMVLLVLFLSYVLRQTAWGRHVYAVGDDPDAAELSGVNVKRTLISVYMLSGLICAFAGWAMIGRIGSVSPTSGQLANIESITAVVIGGISLFGGRGSVVGMLFGALIVGVFSMGLRLLGADAQWTYLLIGVLIISAVAVDQWIRKVSV; this is encoded by the coding sequence ATGCGTCGCATTCAACATGCGCTACATGAAACGCCGTCTTTGGTTCCCATGGTGGTCTTGGTGGCCTCCCTTGCGATTTTCGGCATTTTGCTGGGATCAAAGTTCTTTTCACCCTTCGCGCTGACGTTGATTTTACAACAGGTCACAATCGTTGGCATTGTGGGTGCGGCCCAATCTCTGGTCATTTTGACGGCGGGAATCGACCTTTCCGTCGGGGCGATCATGGTGCTCAGCTCGGTCGTGATGGGCCAATTTACCTTTCGCTATGGGATGCCTGTTGAACTCGCAATTGTGCTCGGCCTTGCGGTGGGGACGGCTGTCGGATTCATTAATGGCTGGCTTGTGGCGTATATTAAATTGCCGCCTTTCATCGTGACTTTGGGCATGTGGCAAATCGCTTTGGCGACGAATTTCCTTTATTCGGCCAATGAAACTATTCGCAGCCAAGACATCTCCGAGAACGCACCATTGCTGCATCTGTTCGGGGAAAAGCTGGAAATTGGCGGCGCGGTCTTTACCTTCGGGACCATGTTCATGGTTCTGCTGGTTCTTTTCCTCTCCTATGTCCTGCGCCAAACCGCGTGGGGACGGCATGTTTATGCTGTCGGGGATGATCCGGACGCGGCTGAGCTTTCTGGCGTCAATGTTAAGCGCACATTGATTTCGGTGTATATGTTGTCTGGGCTAATTTGCGCCTTCGCCGGATGGGCGATGATCGGGCGGATCGGGTCTGTGTCTCCAACGTCTGGGCAATTGGCAAATATCGAAAGTATCACAGCGGTTGTGATTGGCGGTATCTCGCTCTTTGGCGGACGTGGCTCGGTCGTGGGTATGTTGTTTGGCGCGTTGATCGTGGGGGTCTTTAGTATGGGTCTGCGCCTCTTGGGAGCCGACGCACAATGGACATATCTGCTGATTGGCGTGCTCATCATTAGTGCTGTGGCCGTTGACCAGTGGATTAGAAAGGTATCAGTCTGA
- a CDS encoding ATP-binding cassette domain-containing protein — translation MEPILYARNLVKRYGRVTALDNCDFDLMPGEILAVIGDNGAGKSTLIKAISGAVQPDGGEIFLEGKKIGFASPIEARKEGIETVYQTLAMSPALSIADNMFMGRELLKKGFRGKFLRQLDRPAMEKAAREKLTELGLMTIQNINQAVETLSGGQRQGVAVARAAAFGSKVIILDEPTAALGVKESRKVLEMIQDVKSRGIPIILISHNMPHVFEVADRIHVHRLGKRLCVIDPKDYTMSDAVAFMTGAKDAPEGSE, via the coding sequence ATGGAACCCATTTTATACGCCCGCAATCTGGTGAAACGCTATGGCCGCGTCACGGCGCTCGATAACTGCGACTTTGATCTTATGCCGGGCGAAATTCTGGCGGTAATTGGCGACAATGGTGCTGGAAAATCCACCCTTATCAAGGCCATTTCTGGCGCGGTGCAACCCGACGGAGGCGAGATTTTTCTCGAAGGCAAGAAAATCGGTTTTGCCTCCCCGATTGAGGCGCGCAAGGAAGGGATTGAGACGGTATATCAAACCCTTGCCATGTCGCCAGCTTTGTCGATTGCGGATAATATGTTTATGGGGCGCGAACTCCTCAAGAAGGGGTTTCGCGGCAAATTTCTACGCCAATTGGATCGCCCTGCCATGGAAAAAGCGGCGCGCGAAAAGCTCACGGAACTTGGCCTTATGACCATCCAAAACATCAACCAAGCCGTGGAAACTCTTTCTGGCGGGCAACGCCAAGGGGTGGCCGTGGCGCGGGCGGCGGCGTTTGGCTCCAAGGTTATCATTCTGGACGAGCCAACAGCGGCGCTTGGCGTTAAGGAAAGCCGTAAAGTGCTTGAGATGATCCAAGACGTGAAATCGCGCGGGATTCCGATCATTCTCATCAGTCACAACATGCCGCATGTGTTTGAAGTCGCGGATCGCATCCACGTGCATCGGTTGGGCAAACGCCTGTGTGTTATTGATCCCAAAGACTATACGATGTCGGATGCCGTGGCCTTTATGACCGGCGCAAAAGACGCACCTGAAGGTTCTGAATGA
- a CDS encoding glycine zipper family protein codes for MLKLTKISVVPLLFLATACTNTGAGYTPIIDGPVSANYNYDLSQCQNLAASQPLVDEGTIGTVATAAAVGGAASAISKGSTYQSGRGVAIGALVGATGSALQNNSNREVLVRNCMRGRGYNVVG; via the coding sequence ATGCTCAAACTTACGAAAATTTCAGTCGTGCCACTTCTATTCTTGGCCACCGCATGTACGAATACAGGGGCGGGTTATACGCCAATCATCGACGGACCTGTGAGCGCAAACTACAACTACGATCTCTCGCAATGTCAAAACCTCGCGGCCTCCCAGCCCCTTGTTGACGAAGGTACTATCGGTACGGTCGCAACAGCTGCTGCCGTTGGTGGCGCCGCATCCGCGATTTCAAAAGGGAGCACGTACCAATCTGGCCGTGGTGTTGCAATCGGAGCGCTCGTCGGCGCTACTGGGAGCGCACTGCAGAACAACTCTAACCGCGAAGTCTTGGTTAGAAACTGTATGCGCGGCCGCGGCTATAATGTCGTAGGTTGA
- a CDS encoding ArnT family glycosyltransferase, with the protein MASFGDANTVQNEPEPATLHLKVTYLPYIYGSLFLLFITRIVAIFLLPLTDTTESRYGEIARKMIETRDFITPQFDYGIPFWGKPPLHTWLSAAGINLFGENEFGARIFIFLAALLLLLFFYKWAKTIVGTNAALISVCVLSSTGLFFGASAFVMTDLAMAFGTTLSMMAFWSIATQGKAARIAGHLFFVGLAIGMLAKGPVAVVLTGIPIFLWLLIGWRWRVLQYLPWITGMLLAVILTAPWYYLAEQKTPGFLRYFIIGEHYERFVVSGWQGDLYGSGHSRAKGSIWLGWILAALPWSLIGGYMLFFPRKLRTAFRLDSAGLRSYLLLWTIAPMILFTPAANILASYVLPGLPAAALLLTILTVDIFGATPTKTVRILFGSGMALMIGVFVLLCAVLAISPDSLDLRSHKSTVKIASQRVEAPVFNLLGGRSYSLEFYTKGKVQVLADFDAISGLADNGKTDVLLVEPRQKAEVEQAFGDRFTYLGEFGRKAVLIEKIEGN; encoded by the coding sequence ATGGCTTCTTTCGGCGACGCAAACACCGTGCAAAACGAGCCTGAACCGGCCACACTCCACCTCAAAGTGACCTATTTGCCGTATATCTACGGTAGCCTGTTCCTGCTTTTCATCACACGAATCGTCGCGATCTTCCTATTGCCGCTGACGGATACCACCGAGTCGCGCTACGGCGAGATCGCCCGTAAGATGATTGAAACCCGCGATTTCATCACCCCACAGTTTGATTACGGCATTCCGTTTTGGGGCAAGCCGCCCCTACATACATGGCTCTCCGCTGCGGGTATAAACCTCTTTGGCGAAAACGAATTTGGCGCGCGCATATTTATCTTTCTAGCGGCGCTCTTGCTGCTCCTTTTCTTCTATAAGTGGGCCAAAACCATTGTTGGCACCAACGCCGCTTTGATCTCTGTTTGCGTTTTGTCGTCTACGGGATTGTTTTTCGGGGCGTCGGCATTTGTTATGACCGATTTAGCGATGGCTTTTGGAACGACTCTCTCGATGATGGCGTTTTGGTCGATTGCGACACAGGGCAAAGCGGCGCGTATCGCGGGGCATCTCTTCTTTGTAGGGCTCGCAATTGGCATGCTGGCTAAGGGTCCTGTTGCGGTCGTCCTTACAGGTATTCCAATTTTTCTATGGCTGCTGATCGGCTGGCGCTGGCGCGTTTTGCAATACCTGCCGTGGATCACGGGGATGTTGCTTGCCGTCATTCTCACTGCTCCATGGTACTATCTCGCCGAGCAGAAAACACCCGGCTTCCTGCGGTATTTCATTATCGGCGAGCATTATGAGCGGTTTGTTGTCTCGGGGTGGCAAGGCGATTTATACGGGTCGGGACATTCGCGCGCCAAGGGCAGCATTTGGCTGGGTTGGATTTTGGCGGCTTTGCCGTGGTCGCTTATTGGCGGATACATGTTGTTTTTCCCGCGTAAATTGCGCACGGCGTTCAGGCTGGATAGCGCGGGTCTTCGCTCCTACTTGCTTCTGTGGACCATCGCGCCGATGATCCTCTTTACGCCTGCGGCCAACATTTTGGCGTCCTACGTCCTGCCCGGCCTGCCCGCTGCGGCGCTGTTGTTAACGATACTAACCGTGGATATTTTTGGCGCCACACCGACGAAAACAGTGCGCATTCTGTTTGGCTCTGGGATGGCACTCATGATCGGCGTCTTTGTGCTACTCTGTGCCGTCCTTGCGATTTCTCCCGACAGTCTGGACCTTCGCTCCCACAAGTCGACTGTCAAAATCGCGTCCCAACGCGTTGAGGCCCCCGTCTTTAACCTTTTGGGTGGCAGAAGCTATTCTCTGGAATTCTATACCAAAGGCAAGGTTCAGGTTTTGGCGGATTTCGATGCGATTTCCGGCCTAGCTGACAATGGTAAAACCGACGTCCTTCTTGTCGAACCGCGGCAGAAAGCGGAGGTTGAACAGGCCTTCGGTGACAGGTTCACATACCTTGGTGAATTCGGGCGCAAAGCCGTTCTGATCGAAAAAATTGAGGGTAATTAG
- a CDS encoding glycosyltransferase family 2 protein, translating into MNATKTHKGPTTDTSELRVKAPLPDLSIVVPAHNEEGNIEQTINAIMSEVVRLNISTEIIVVDDGSADATFKTASNMGQHFPVSVLRLSRNFGKEHAISAGLSASTGNIVAIIDADLQEPISYLEEMLGELKNGYEMVYAVRGNRDDESVPKRLFTSAFYKLLSMGSDVVIPQDARDFRVMNRNVVDALCALPERNRFMKGLYGWIGFKTKAVPIEMKQRTSGRSSFGFSALFKLALTGITSFTNFPLRVWTGVGSVLAILSILYGLWIFAKTIIWGVDTPGFATITVAIFFLGGFS; encoded by the coding sequence ATGAATGCCACGAAAACACACAAGGGCCCCACAACCGACACGTCAGAATTGAGAGTGAAAGCCCCCCTTCCCGACCTCTCCATTGTCGTGCCTGCGCATAATGAGGAAGGCAATATTGAGCAGACCATCAATGCGATCATGTCGGAAGTGGTGCGCCTCAATATTTCCACCGAAATTATCGTTGTCGATGACGGAAGTGCCGACGCCACCTTCAAAACCGCAAGCAACATGGGCCAGCATTTCCCCGTTTCTGTCCTGCGGTTGTCGCGCAATTTTGGTAAGGAGCACGCGATTTCGGCGGGATTGAGCGCGTCCACAGGCAATATCGTGGCGATCATCGACGCAGACCTGCAAGAACCTATTTCCTATTTAGAAGAAATGCTGGGCGAGCTTAAAAATGGCTATGAAATGGTCTATGCTGTGCGCGGAAATCGCGACGATGAATCCGTTCCAAAACGTTTATTTACTTCGGCGTTTTACAAGCTGCTATCAATGGGAAGCGATGTTGTTATCCCGCAAGATGCTCGCGATTTCCGCGTGATGAACCGTAATGTTGTCGATGCTTTATGTGCCCTACCCGAACGTAACCGCTTCATGAAAGGGCTCTATGGATGGATTGGTTTCAAGACCAAGGCCGTCCCTATTGAAATGAAACAACGCACCTCTGGGCGCTCAAGTTTTGGTTTCAGCGCCCTCTTCAAACTGGCCCTCACGGGTATTACCTCCTTCACCAATTTCCCGCTGCGGGTTTGGACGGGTGTCGGGAGTGTTTTGGCTATTCTCTCAATTCTATATGGCCTTTGGATCTTCGCCAAAACCATCATCTGGGGCGTTGATACCCCCGGTTTCGCCACCATTACCGTCGCTATCTTCTTTTTGGGGGGATTCAGTTGA
- a CDS encoding S8 family serine peptidase, with product MAANYATLLDYNFTDDDDNPFGIASNSHGTAVMGIIGAVGDNDIGTTGIAFEATLVGYRIENFIGDAWLQNVRDSIASAATRGADVVNISATRRKRHQL from the coding sequence TTGGCGGCCAATTACGCCACCCTTCTCGACTATAATTTCACCGATGATGATGACAACCCTTTTGGCATCGCAAGCAATTCGCATGGAACGGCGGTCATGGGTATCATTGGCGCGGTTGGGGATAACGATATCGGCACAACGGGTATCGCCTTTGAAGCAACCTTGGTTGGGTATCGGATTGAAAACTTCATTGGCGACGCTTGGCTGCAAAACGTCCGCGACTCAATCGCGAGTGCCGCGACGCGTGGCGCTGATGTGGTGAATATCAGCGCCACGCGTCGCAAACGACACCAGCTCTGA